A DNA window from Pseudomonas resinovorans NBRC 106553 contains the following coding sequences:
- the cobT gene encoding nicotinate-nucleotide--dimethylbenzimidazole phosphoribosyltransferase, whose protein sequence is MTLDWWRNPCQPLDPIARGKAQSRQDQLTKPRGALGQLEELAITLASQQGRERPCIDRPWFAVFAGDHGVVEEGVSAYPQAVTGEMLRNFVRGGAAISVLAKTLGATLELVDLGTALPLEPLPGVLHLHVGAGTANFAREPAMTAAQCLIALQAGRASVERALASGADLYVGGEMGIGNTTTASALACALLGLPATALAGPGTGLDDQGVTHKIQVIEHALALHRDGCDSPQETLRRLGGFEVAALTGAYLGCAQLGLPALVDGFICSVAALCAVRLNPACREWLLFSHRSAEPGHVAVLEALEARPLLDLGLRLGEGSGAAIALPLLRLACELHDGMATFAEAAVSDRPV, encoded by the coding sequence ATGACCCTCGATTGGTGGCGCAACCCCTGCCAGCCCCTGGACCCGATCGCTCGCGGCAAGGCCCAGTCCCGCCAGGACCAGTTGACCAAGCCCCGTGGTGCCCTCGGCCAGTTGGAAGAACTGGCCATCACCCTGGCCTCCCAGCAGGGCCGCGAGCGGCCGTGCATCGATCGGCCCTGGTTCGCCGTGTTCGCGGGCGACCATGGCGTGGTGGAGGAGGGGGTTTCCGCCTACCCGCAGGCGGTGACCGGCGAGATGCTGCGCAACTTCGTCCGTGGCGGCGCCGCCATCAGCGTGCTGGCGAAAACCCTTGGCGCCACCCTGGAGCTGGTGGACCTGGGCACCGCGCTGCCCCTGGAGCCGCTGCCGGGCGTGCTGCATTTGCATGTGGGTGCCGGCACCGCCAACTTCGCCCGTGAGCCGGCGATGACCGCCGCCCAGTGCCTGATCGCCCTGCAAGCCGGCCGCGCCAGCGTCGAGCGCGCCCTGGCCAGCGGTGCCGATCTCTATGTCGGCGGTGAGATGGGCATCGGCAACACCACTACCGCCAGCGCCCTGGCCTGTGCCCTGCTGGGCCTGCCGGCAACCGCGCTGGCCGGCCCCGGAACCGGGTTGGATGACCAGGGCGTGACCCACAAGATCCAGGTGATCGAGCACGCCCTGGCGCTGCACCGCGACGGTTGCGACAGCCCCCAGGAAACCCTGCGCCGCCTCGGCGGTTTCGAAGTGGCGGCCCTCACCGGCGCCTATCTGGGCTGTGCCCAGCTGGGCCTGCCGGCCCTGGTGGACGGCTTCATCTGCAGCGTCGCGGCGCTCTGCGCGGTGCGCCTCAACCCGGCCTGCCGCGAGTGGCTGCTGTTCTCCCACCGTTCCGCCGAGCCTGGCCATGTGGCCGTGCTCGAGGCGCTGGAGGCGCGGCCGCTGCTGGACCTGGGCCTGCGCCTGGGCGAGGGCAGCGGTGCCGCCATCGCCCTGCCACTGCTGCGCCTGGCCTGCGAGCTGCACGATGGCATGGCGACCTTCGCCGAAGCTGCGGTATCGGACCGGCCGGTATGA
- a CDS encoding cobyric acid synthase, which produces MTTLMVQGTTSDAGKSTLVTALCRWLKRQGVAVAPFKPQNMALNSAVTADGGEIGRAQAVQAQACGLAPHTDMNPVLLKPNTDIGAQVIIHGRAVTSMNAVAYHDYKKVAMAAVLESHQRLRAQYPVVLVEGAGSPAEINLRANDIANMGFAEAVDCPVILVADIDRGGVFAHLVGTLELLSASEQARVKGFVINRFRGDIALLKPGLDWLEQRTGKPVLGVLPYLTDFHLEAEDAIDLRQAGKAADALRVAVPVLPRISNHTDFDPLRLHPQVQLDFIAPGQPIPPADLIILPGSKSVRADLARLREHGWDQALQRHLRYGGKVLGICGGYQMLGRRIADPHGLEGPAGESAGLGLLDIDTVLEPEKQLRNVRGRLLLEDAPVSGYEIHAGVTGGAGLDTPAVALDDGRTDGARSADGQVMGTYLHGLFESNAACSAILRWAGLADVQAVDYQALRERDIERLADQVEQHLDTRLLAELCGIRENAHA; this is translated from the coding sequence ATGACGACCCTCATGGTGCAGGGCACCACCTCCGATGCCGGCAAGAGCACCCTGGTGACGGCCCTGTGCCGCTGGCTCAAGCGCCAGGGCGTGGCGGTTGCGCCGTTCAAGCCGCAGAACATGGCACTGAACAGCGCGGTGACCGCCGACGGCGGCGAGATTGGCCGTGCCCAGGCGGTGCAGGCTCAGGCCTGCGGGCTGGCGCCCCATACCGACATGAACCCGGTATTGCTCAAGCCCAATACCGACATCGGCGCCCAGGTGATCATCCACGGCCGCGCCGTCACCAGCATGAATGCCGTCGCCTATCACGACTACAAGAAGGTCGCGATGGCGGCGGTGCTGGAGTCCCACCAGCGCCTGCGGGCCCAATACCCCGTAGTGCTGGTGGAAGGCGCCGGCTCGCCGGCGGAGATCAACCTGCGCGCCAACGACATCGCCAACATGGGCTTCGCCGAAGCGGTGGACTGCCCGGTGATACTGGTCGCCGACATCGACCGCGGCGGCGTCTTCGCCCATCTGGTGGGCACCCTGGAGCTGCTGTCGGCGAGCGAGCAGGCGCGGGTGAAGGGTTTCGTCATCAACCGCTTCCGTGGCGACATCGCCCTGCTGAAGCCGGGCCTGGACTGGTTGGAGCAGCGCACCGGCAAACCCGTGCTCGGCGTGCTGCCCTACCTCACCGACTTCCACCTGGAGGCCGAGGACGCCATCGACCTGCGCCAGGCGGGCAAGGCGGCGGATGCGCTGCGGGTGGCGGTGCCGGTGCTGCCGCGTATCAGCAACCACACCGACTTCGACCCGCTGCGCCTGCATCCCCAGGTGCAGCTCGACTTCATCGCCCCCGGCCAGCCCATACCGCCGGCCGACCTGATCATCCTGCCCGGCTCCAAGAGCGTGCGCGCCGACCTCGCGCGGCTGCGCGAACATGGCTGGGACCAGGCCCTGCAGCGCCACCTGCGCTACGGCGGCAAGGTGCTGGGCATTTGCGGCGGCTACCAGATGCTCGGCCGGCGCATCGCCGACCCCCATGGCCTGGAAGGCCCGGCAGGGGAGAGCGCCGGTCTCGGCCTGCTGGATATCGACACCGTGCTGGAGCCGGAGAAGCAGCTGCGCAACGTCCGCGGCCGGTTGCTGCTGGAAGACGCGCCAGTGAGCGGGTACGAGATCCATGCCGGCGTCACTGGGGGGGCCGGCCTCGACACACCGGCCGTGGCCCTGGACGACGGCCGCACCGATGGCGCCCGCAGCGCCGATGGCCAGGTCATGGGCACCTACCTGCACGGCCTGTTCGAGTCCAATGCGGCCTGTTCGGCGATCCTGCGCTGGGCGGGGCTCGCGGACGTGCAGGCGGTGGACTACCAGGCCCTGCGCGAGCGTGATATCGAGCGCCTGGCCGACCAGGTCGAGCAGCACCTGGACACGCGCCTGCTCGCGGAGCTCTGTGGCATCCGGGAGAACGCCCATGCCTGA
- a CDS encoding adenosylcobinamide-GDP ribazoletransferase, with the protein MTPLLIALQFLTRLPVRLAGMPEPQQVGRSLLFYPMVGLLIGLLLLGAAWLLQGHPVLLSAALLLVLWVGLSGGLHLDGLADTADAWVGGYGDLERTLAIMKDPRSGPIAVVVLVLVLLLKFAALVALLDAGQLLPLLLAPWLARGMLPLLFLTTPYVRAGGLGQALADHLPRRELPLWLAIQGAAMLLLGWPAWVALTVAMVLFAWLRGRFLQRLGGTTGDTAGAMVELVEMAVLVAVALV; encoded by the coding sequence ATGACCCCCCTGCTGATAGCCCTGCAGTTCCTCACCCGCCTGCCCGTGCGCCTGGCAGGCATGCCCGAGCCCCAGCAGGTCGGACGTTCGCTGCTGTTCTATCCCATGGTCGGCTTGCTGATCGGCCTGTTGCTGCTGGGCGCCGCCTGGCTGCTGCAAGGGCACCCGGTGCTGCTGTCGGCGGCGCTGCTGCTGGTGCTCTGGGTAGGGTTGTCCGGTGGCCTGCATCTGGATGGCCTGGCCGACACGGCGGACGCCTGGGTCGGTGGCTACGGCGACCTCGAGCGCACCCTGGCGATCATGAAGGACCCGCGCAGCGGCCCCATTGCGGTGGTGGTGCTGGTGTTGGTGCTGCTGCTGAAGTTCGCGGCGCTGGTGGCGTTGCTGGACGCCGGCCAGCTGTTGCCCCTGCTGCTGGCGCCCTGGTTGGCGCGGGGCATGCTGCCGCTGTTGTTCCTCACCACCCCCTATGTGCGTGCCGGCGGCTTGGGCCAGGCCCTGGCCGACCACCTGCCGCGCCGGGAGCTACCCCTGTGGCTGGCGATCCAGGGCGCGGCGATGCTGCTGCTCGGTTGGCCGGCCTGGGTGGCATTGACCGTGGCGATGGTGCTGTTCGCCTGGCTGCGAGGGCGCTTCCTGCAGCGCTTGGGCGGCACCACCGGGGATACGGCGGGGGCCATGGTGGAGCTGGTGGAGATGGCGGTGCTGGTGGCGGTGGCGCTGGTCTGA
- the cobU gene encoding bifunctional adenosylcobinamide kinase/adenosylcobinamide-phosphate guanylyltransferase, whose protein sequence is MPELILGGARSGKSRLAEKLATESGLKVVYIATSQPLDGEMSARVAHHRARRPDHWGLVEESVELARVLREHAAADTCLLVDCLTLWLTNLLMLDDPARLDEEREALLDCIATLPGRVLLVSNETGLGVVPLGELTRRYVDEAGWLHQALAERSERVIFTVAGLPMTLKGDPL, encoded by the coding sequence ATGCCTGAGCTGATCCTCGGCGGCGCCCGTTCCGGCAAGAGCCGGCTGGCGGAGAAGCTCGCCACTGAAAGCGGATTGAAGGTCGTCTACATCGCCACCAGCCAGCCCCTGGACGGTGAAATGAGTGCGCGGGTGGCCCATCACCGCGCCCGCCGGCCGGACCACTGGGGTCTGGTGGAGGAGTCGGTTGAACTGGCCCGGGTGCTGCGCGAGCATGCCGCTGCCGACACCTGTCTGCTGGTGGACTGCCTGACCCTCTGGCTGACCAACCTGCTGATGCTGGACGACCCGGCGCGCCTGGATGAGGAGCGCGAGGCGCTGCTCGACTGCATCGCCACGCTGCCCGGCCGCGTGCTGCTGGTGAGCAATGAAACCGGCCTGGGCGTCGTGCCCCTGGGCGAGCTGACCCGTCGCTATGTCGACGAAGCCGGCTGGCTGCACCAGGCCCTGGCCGAACGCAGCGAGCGGGTGATCTTCACCGTCGCCGGCCTGCCCATGACCCTCAAGGGAGACCCCCTATGA
- the cobC gene encoding alpha-ribazole phosphatase family protein, which produces MKLDLLRHGETERGGGFRGSLDDALTEKGWAQMRAGIEGAGPWDVLVSSPLQRCAAFARELEQRLGLPLHFDADLRELHFGQWEGRSAAELMEDQAEGLGLFWNDPYSFTPPEGETLLDFEARVLAAGERLLERFVGQRVLLVTHGGVIRVLVARARQLPRAQLMQVEVAHGELFRLDVGEHGLRERP; this is translated from the coding sequence ATGAAACTCGACCTCCTGCGCCACGGCGAAACCGAACGGGGCGGCGGCTTTCGCGGCAGCCTGGACGACGCCCTGACCGAAAAGGGCTGGGCACAGATGCGCGCGGGCATCGAAGGGGCAGGCCCCTGGGATGTGCTGGTGAGCTCGCCGCTGCAGCGCTGCGCCGCCTTCGCTCGCGAGCTGGAACAGCGTCTCGGCCTGCCGTTGCACTTCGATGCCGACCTGCGCGAACTGCATTTCGGCCAGTGGGAAGGCCGCAGCGCCGCTGAACTGATGGAGGATCAGGCCGAAGGCCTGGGCCTGTTCTGGAACGACCCCTACAGCTTCACCCCGCCCGAGGGCGAAACCCTCCTGGACTTCGAGGCCAGGGTGCTGGCGGCCGGCGAGCGTCTGCTGGAGCGCTTCGTCGGTCAGCGGGTGTTGCTGGTTACCCATGGCGGCGTGATCCGTGTGCTGGTGGCCCGCGCCCGGCAATTGCCGCGGGCCCAGCTGATGCAAGTGGAGGTCGCCCATGGCGAACTGTTCCGCCTGGACGTGGGCGAGCACGGCCTGCGGGAACGCCCATGA
- a CDS encoding MarR family winged helix-turn-helix transcriptional regulator: MLPTQCLCTKLRRATRNVTRLYDDALAGVGLNVAQYSLLKHLARLDQPSITSLAEAMGLDRSTLGRNLKVLEAKGLVQLEGGEDQRNRLVSLTPAGRLVLEQALQAWEQVQQDLGQRIGPENRAALMALLDDLEHIA, from the coding sequence ATGTTGCCGACCCAATGCCTCTGCACCAAGCTGCGCCGCGCCACGCGAAACGTGACCCGGCTCTACGACGACGCCCTTGCCGGCGTCGGGTTGAACGTCGCCCAGTATTCGCTGCTCAAGCACCTGGCGCGCCTCGATCAGCCGAGCATCACCAGCCTGGCTGAGGCCATGGGGCTGGACCGCAGTACCCTGGGGCGCAATCTCAAGGTGTTGGAGGCCAAGGGCCTGGTGCAACTGGAAGGCGGCGAGGACCAGCGCAACCGCCTGGTGTCGCTGACGCCTGCCGGTCGCCTTGTGCTCGAGCAGGCGCTGCAGGCCTGGGAGCAGGTACAGCAGGACTTGGGGCAGCGCATCGGACCGGAGAATCGGGCGGCGCTGATGGCGCTGCTGGACGATCTGGAACATATCGCCTGA